One window of the Alligator mississippiensis isolate rAllMis1 chromosome 5, rAllMis1, whole genome shotgun sequence genome contains the following:
- the LOC102569131 gene encoding zinc finger protein 398 isoform X1: MAGSAAMSGAASGLTGVWLRGWTVDLSGMLWTGPILPRARDWTRCDLWSSRPLGHAGISFLSVAALLPSPCQQAQQWKVQAEQVVPLDPPVAPNPPFSEETQLPVPETPPWPEVNMETTVESHATWLMALEGRMGNAESKLVSCERAAVEFGNRLESKWAVLEILIQEYGQLQKRLETVENQLKEKDVWILSMPPGSMGEVAMVPVNSEASGCFSEQEWGNVEQWPADLHRDAVRSNYEALMSLGQGTDSVLSSAEIPCEVTLGDEPSVQDQADSQGAESPTDFSPAPLTSTPVASSWVKQEDPPCEEDQREMVETNIPAMPNRAKKSLQKQGTAAPDLPRVALVRLEDAFPQLAEKLQISRKGRRGFTVQKKTPTGGSTGPATRSQRTASCPAPGTEQLKDLPEVMPLRCSKCRKHLSSDEEYVEHMNFHKVKRASRLAVQQNPILQPTLSSPDQGNPKPQGGAKSEGNQGLGPDPDPGSLQLPEGPGVQGPHTCVKCRKSFQLEMSLVLHQRVHVRENKGLQRPPGNLGTGQPLPPARAPPLPPGQRPFKCPSCPKDFTRKSRLNDHVRAHTGERLFRCPCCPKEFTKKSKLTDHIRVHTGERPYACTLCIQRFKRRHHLLRHQHVHNRVPACRCSQCGKSFRYEESLKIHLRTACPALQAHRSFLVSPGD; encoded by the exons atggCAGGTTCGGCTGCAATGTCTGGTGCTGCGTCAGGGTTGACAGGAGTTTGGCTAAGAGGTTGGACggtggatttgtctgggatgcttTGGACGGGGCCGATCCTGCCTCGGgccagggattggactagatgtgacctctggagctcccgtCCTCTGGGGCACGCAGGCATCTCATTTCTCTCCGTGgctgccctccttccctctccttgccAGCAGGCTCAGCAATGGAAAGTCCAGGCCGAGCAGGTGGTGCCGTTAGACCCGCCTGTGgcccccaacccacctttcagtGAAGAAACACAGCTACCGGTGCCAGAGACGCCCCCGTGGCCAGAGGTCAACATGGAGACGACGGTAGAGTCGCACGCCACCTGGCTGATGGCGCTGGAGGGGAGGATGGGGAACGCCGAAAGCAAGCTGGTCAGCTGCGAGAGGGCGGCCGTGGAGTTCGGGAACCGCCTGGAGAGCAAGTGGGCCGTGCTGGAGATCCTCATCCAGGAGTACGGGCAGCTGCAGAAGAGGCTGGAGACTGTGGAGAACCAGCTCAAGGAAAAGGATGTCTGGATCCTCAGTATGCCCCCGGGCTCCATGGGGGAGGTTGCCATG GTCCCTGTGAACTCGGAGGCCTCGGGCTGCTTCTCTGAGCAGGAGTGGGGGAACGTGGAGCAGTGGCCTGCGGACCTCCACCGGGACGCTGTGCGGAGCAACTACGAGGCGCTGATGTCACTGGGCCAGG GCACAGACAGCGTCCTGTCCAGCGCAGAGATCCCATGTGAGGTAACCTTGGGTGATGAGCCCAGCGTCCAAGACCAAGCAGATTCTCAAGGCGCAGAGAGCCCAACAGACTTCAGCCCAG CCCCGCTCACATCCACCCCTGTGGCCAGCTCCTGGGTGAAGCAGGAAGACCCACCGTGTGAAGAAGACCAGAGGGAGATGGTGGAGACGAACATCCCGGCCATGCCCAATAGGG CCAAGAAGTCTCTGCAGAAGCAAGGCACCGCTGCCCCAGACCTGCCACGGGTGGCCCTGGTGCGCCTGGAAGATGCCTTCCCGCAGCTGGCGGAGAAGCTGCAGATCTCCCGCAAGGGCAGGCGTGGCTTCACAGTACAGAAGAAGACTCCCACGGGGGGCAGCACCGGGCCGGCCACCCGTAGTCAAAGAACGGCCAGCTGTCCTGCCCCCGGCACCGAGCAGCTGAAGGATCTGCCAGAAGTGATGCCACTGCGGTGCAGCAAGTGCCGGAAGCACCTCAGCAGCGACGAGGAGTACGTCGAGCACATGAACTTCCACAAGGTGAAGCGCGCCAGCAGACTGGCTGTCCAGCAGAATCCCATTCTCCAGCCCACCCTCAGTAGCCCAGACCAGGGCAACCCAAAGCCGCAGGGTGGTGCCAAGAGCGAGGGCAACCAGGGGCTtggccctgaccctgaccctggctcccTCCAGCTCCCAGAGGGTCCCGGTGTCCAGGGCCCACACACCTGTGTGAAGTGCCGGAAGAGCTTCCAGCTGGAGATGAGCCTCGTGTTGCACCAGCGTGTGCACGTGCGAGAGAACAAGGGCTTGCAGCGGCCTCCAGGCAACTTGGGAACAGGGCAGCCGCTAcctccagccagggccccaccGCTGCCCCCCGGGCAGAGGCCGTTCaagtgccccagctgccccaAGGACTTCACCAGGAAGTCCCGGCTCAACGACCACGTCCGCGCCCACACCGGGGAGAGACTGTTCCGGTGCCCCTGCTGCCCGAAGGAGTTCACCAAGAAGTCCAAGCTCACCGACCACATCCGCGTGCACACCGGCGAGCGCCCCTACGCCTGCACCCTGTGCATCCAGCGCTTCAAACGCCGCCACCACTTGCTGCGGCACCAGCACGTCCACAACCGAGTGCCGGCCTGCCGCTGCAGCCAGTGCGGCAAGAGCTTCCGCTACGAGGAGTCCCTGAAGATCCATTTGCGAACtgcctgccctgcgctgcaggCCCACCGCAGCTTCTTGGTGTCCCCCGGGGACTGA
- the LOC102569131 gene encoding zinc finger protein 777 isoform X3, with translation METTVESHATWLMALEGRMGNAESKLVSCERAAVEFGNRLESKWAVLEILIQEYGQLQKRLETVENQLKEKDVWILSMPPGSMGEVAMVPVNSEASGCFSEQEWGNVEQWPADLHRDAVRSNYEALMSLGQGTDSVLSSAEIPCEVTLGDEPSVQDQADSQGAESPTDFSPAPLTSTPVASSWVKQEDPPCEEDQREMVETNIPAMPNRAKKSLQKQGTAAPDLPRVALVRLEDAFPQLAEKLQISRKGRRGFTVQKKTPTGGSTGPATRSQRTASCPAPGTEQLKDLPEVMPLRCSKCRKHLSSDEEYVEHMNFHKVKRASRLAVQQNPILQPTLSSPDQGNPKPQGGAKSEGNQGLGPDPDPGSLQLPEGPGVQGPHTCVKCRKSFQLEMSLVLHQRVHVRENKGLQRPPGNLGTGQPLPPARAPPLPPGQRPFKCPSCPKDFTRKSRLNDHVRAHTGERLFRCPCCPKEFTKKSKLTDHIRVHTGERPYACTLCIQRFKRRHHLLRHQHVHNRVPACRCSQCGKSFRYEESLKIHLRTACPALQAHRSFLVSPGD, from the exons ATGGAGACGACGGTAGAGTCGCACGCCACCTGGCTGATGGCGCTGGAGGGGAGGATGGGGAACGCCGAAAGCAAGCTGGTCAGCTGCGAGAGGGCGGCCGTGGAGTTCGGGAACCGCCTGGAGAGCAAGTGGGCCGTGCTGGAGATCCTCATCCAGGAGTACGGGCAGCTGCAGAAGAGGCTGGAGACTGTGGAGAACCAGCTCAAGGAAAAGGATGTCTGGATCCTCAGTATGCCCCCGGGCTCCATGGGGGAGGTTGCCATG GTCCCTGTGAACTCGGAGGCCTCGGGCTGCTTCTCTGAGCAGGAGTGGGGGAACGTGGAGCAGTGGCCTGCGGACCTCCACCGGGACGCTGTGCGGAGCAACTACGAGGCGCTGATGTCACTGGGCCAGG GCACAGACAGCGTCCTGTCCAGCGCAGAGATCCCATGTGAGGTAACCTTGGGTGATGAGCCCAGCGTCCAAGACCAAGCAGATTCTCAAGGCGCAGAGAGCCCAACAGACTTCAGCCCAG CCCCGCTCACATCCACCCCTGTGGCCAGCTCCTGGGTGAAGCAGGAAGACCCACCGTGTGAAGAAGACCAGAGGGAGATGGTGGAGACGAACATCCCGGCCATGCCCAATAGGG CCAAGAAGTCTCTGCAGAAGCAAGGCACCGCTGCCCCAGACCTGCCACGGGTGGCCCTGGTGCGCCTGGAAGATGCCTTCCCGCAGCTGGCGGAGAAGCTGCAGATCTCCCGCAAGGGCAGGCGTGGCTTCACAGTACAGAAGAAGACTCCCACGGGGGGCAGCACCGGGCCGGCCACCCGTAGTCAAAGAACGGCCAGCTGTCCTGCCCCCGGCACCGAGCAGCTGAAGGATCTGCCAGAAGTGATGCCACTGCGGTGCAGCAAGTGCCGGAAGCACCTCAGCAGCGACGAGGAGTACGTCGAGCACATGAACTTCCACAAGGTGAAGCGCGCCAGCAGACTGGCTGTCCAGCAGAATCCCATTCTCCAGCCCACCCTCAGTAGCCCAGACCAGGGCAACCCAAAGCCGCAGGGTGGTGCCAAGAGCGAGGGCAACCAGGGGCTtggccctgaccctgaccctggctcccTCCAGCTCCCAGAGGGTCCCGGTGTCCAGGGCCCACACACCTGTGTGAAGTGCCGGAAGAGCTTCCAGCTGGAGATGAGCCTCGTGTTGCACCAGCGTGTGCACGTGCGAGAGAACAAGGGCTTGCAGCGGCCTCCAGGCAACTTGGGAACAGGGCAGCCGCTAcctccagccagggccccaccGCTGCCCCCCGGGCAGAGGCCGTTCaagtgccccagctgccccaAGGACTTCACCAGGAAGTCCCGGCTCAACGACCACGTCCGCGCCCACACCGGGGAGAGACTGTTCCGGTGCCCCTGCTGCCCGAAGGAGTTCACCAAGAAGTCCAAGCTCACCGACCACATCCGCGTGCACACCGGCGAGCGCCCCTACGCCTGCACCCTGTGCATCCAGCGCTTCAAACGCCGCCACCACTTGCTGCGGCACCAGCACGTCCACAACCGAGTGCCGGCCTGCCGCTGCAGCCAGTGCGGCAAGAGCTTCCGCTACGAGGAGTCCCTGAAGATCCATTTGCGAACtgcctgccctgcgctgcaggCCCACCGCAGCTTCTTGGTGTCCCCCGGGGACTGA
- the LOC102569131 gene encoding zinc finger protein 777 isoform X2, which produces MAQAQQWKVQAEQVVPLDPPVAPNPPFSEETQLPVPETPPWPEVNMETTVESHATWLMALEGRMGNAESKLVSCERAAVEFGNRLESKWAVLEILIQEYGQLQKRLETVENQLKEKDVWILSMPPGSMGEVAMVPVNSEASGCFSEQEWGNVEQWPADLHRDAVRSNYEALMSLGQGTDSVLSSAEIPCEVTLGDEPSVQDQADSQGAESPTDFSPAPLTSTPVASSWVKQEDPPCEEDQREMVETNIPAMPNRAKKSLQKQGTAAPDLPRVALVRLEDAFPQLAEKLQISRKGRRGFTVQKKTPTGGSTGPATRSQRTASCPAPGTEQLKDLPEVMPLRCSKCRKHLSSDEEYVEHMNFHKVKRASRLAVQQNPILQPTLSSPDQGNPKPQGGAKSEGNQGLGPDPDPGSLQLPEGPGVQGPHTCVKCRKSFQLEMSLVLHQRVHVRENKGLQRPPGNLGTGQPLPPARAPPLPPGQRPFKCPSCPKDFTRKSRLNDHVRAHTGERLFRCPCCPKEFTKKSKLTDHIRVHTGERPYACTLCIQRFKRRHHLLRHQHVHNRVPACRCSQCGKSFRYEESLKIHLRTACPALQAHRSFLVSPGD; this is translated from the exons GCTCAGCAATGGAAAGTCCAGGCCGAGCAGGTGGTGCCGTTAGACCCGCCTGTGgcccccaacccacctttcagtGAAGAAACACAGCTACCGGTGCCAGAGACGCCCCCGTGGCCAGAGGTCAACATGGAGACGACGGTAGAGTCGCACGCCACCTGGCTGATGGCGCTGGAGGGGAGGATGGGGAACGCCGAAAGCAAGCTGGTCAGCTGCGAGAGGGCGGCCGTGGAGTTCGGGAACCGCCTGGAGAGCAAGTGGGCCGTGCTGGAGATCCTCATCCAGGAGTACGGGCAGCTGCAGAAGAGGCTGGAGACTGTGGAGAACCAGCTCAAGGAAAAGGATGTCTGGATCCTCAGTATGCCCCCGGGCTCCATGGGGGAGGTTGCCATG GTCCCTGTGAACTCGGAGGCCTCGGGCTGCTTCTCTGAGCAGGAGTGGGGGAACGTGGAGCAGTGGCCTGCGGACCTCCACCGGGACGCTGTGCGGAGCAACTACGAGGCGCTGATGTCACTGGGCCAGG GCACAGACAGCGTCCTGTCCAGCGCAGAGATCCCATGTGAGGTAACCTTGGGTGATGAGCCCAGCGTCCAAGACCAAGCAGATTCTCAAGGCGCAGAGAGCCCAACAGACTTCAGCCCAG CCCCGCTCACATCCACCCCTGTGGCCAGCTCCTGGGTGAAGCAGGAAGACCCACCGTGTGAAGAAGACCAGAGGGAGATGGTGGAGACGAACATCCCGGCCATGCCCAATAGGG CCAAGAAGTCTCTGCAGAAGCAAGGCACCGCTGCCCCAGACCTGCCACGGGTGGCCCTGGTGCGCCTGGAAGATGCCTTCCCGCAGCTGGCGGAGAAGCTGCAGATCTCCCGCAAGGGCAGGCGTGGCTTCACAGTACAGAAGAAGACTCCCACGGGGGGCAGCACCGGGCCGGCCACCCGTAGTCAAAGAACGGCCAGCTGTCCTGCCCCCGGCACCGAGCAGCTGAAGGATCTGCCAGAAGTGATGCCACTGCGGTGCAGCAAGTGCCGGAAGCACCTCAGCAGCGACGAGGAGTACGTCGAGCACATGAACTTCCACAAGGTGAAGCGCGCCAGCAGACTGGCTGTCCAGCAGAATCCCATTCTCCAGCCCACCCTCAGTAGCCCAGACCAGGGCAACCCAAAGCCGCAGGGTGGTGCCAAGAGCGAGGGCAACCAGGGGCTtggccctgaccctgaccctggctcccTCCAGCTCCCAGAGGGTCCCGGTGTCCAGGGCCCACACACCTGTGTGAAGTGCCGGAAGAGCTTCCAGCTGGAGATGAGCCTCGTGTTGCACCAGCGTGTGCACGTGCGAGAGAACAAGGGCTTGCAGCGGCCTCCAGGCAACTTGGGAACAGGGCAGCCGCTAcctccagccagggccccaccGCTGCCCCCCGGGCAGAGGCCGTTCaagtgccccagctgccccaAGGACTTCACCAGGAAGTCCCGGCTCAACGACCACGTCCGCGCCCACACCGGGGAGAGACTGTTCCGGTGCCCCTGCTGCCCGAAGGAGTTCACCAAGAAGTCCAAGCTCACCGACCACATCCGCGTGCACACCGGCGAGCGCCCCTACGCCTGCACCCTGTGCATCCAGCGCTTCAAACGCCGCCACCACTTGCTGCGGCACCAGCACGTCCACAACCGAGTGCCGGCCTGCCGCTGCAGCCAGTGCGGCAAGAGCTTCCGCTACGAGGAGTCCCTGAAGATCCATTTGCGAACtgcctgccctgcgctgcaggCCCACCGCAGCTTCTTGGTGTCCCCCGGGGACTGA